Within the Vagococcus carniphilus genome, the region TAAAAACCAGTCGCCAACTCGCGCTGCGCTACTTTCCAAAGTTCATCAATCCACTCTTGTTTACACACATAATTTTCTGGATCTTCCATGTAACTATCTACAGCTTTTTTATATACATTAGAAACAGTTGAAACATAGTGAATTGATTTCATACGTCCTTCTATTTTTAAGCTGTCCACACCATTTTGAATTAAGTCAGGAATATGTTCAATCATTGACATATCCACAGCACTCATTGAAAAAGGTTCTTCCACTTCGCCTGAATCAATTAAAGACTGACGCTCTTTATCAAGTGTCATCTCAAATAAATCATATTTCCAACGACAAGATTGAGAGCATCCACCACGGTTCGCATCACGGTGTGACATATGGTTAGATAGCGTACATCTACCTGAATAAGAAATACACATGGCTCCGTGGATAAAAGCTTCAATTTCCACATCAGTATTTTCACGAATCGTTTTAACTTCTTCCATTGACACTTCACGACCTAAAACCACACGTTCTAATCCTTCATTCTTCCAAAATTCAAGTGTTTCAAAATTAGTAGCTGAAGATTGCGTTGATAAATGAACTGCTAAGCCAGGAGCTTCAGTAATGCAGATTTCAATCAATGCTGGATCAGAAACAATCACCGCATTAATCCCGACATCACGTAATTCTCTAAAAAATTCACCTGCGCCTTTTGCATCAAATTCATGAGTTACCATATTAGCCGCCACATAAATTTTGGCATTGTATTTTTTAGCAAAGGCAACACCTTCAGCCATATCTTCATAAGTAAAGTTACCCGCACGACTTCTTAGTCCATAGGCATTTCCACCAATATAAACCGCATCAGCACCATAGCTGATAGCTGTTTTTAATTTTTCTAATGTTCCCGCTGGCGCTAAAACCTCGGGTCGTTTTAATGTTTTTGTTGTCATTACTTCTTACTCCTCTTATCTAATATCATCCGGATTTAAATAATAAAAACCAGTATCTAAGCTACGTTCTTCGGGATGTAAACTCTTCACTTGTTCATTCAATTTTTCAGCTGCTTCAGCCGTCCATTTATCTGCTAAAATTAACTCTTTTGCTTGAATAAATAAAGAAACAATATCTACATAACTTTGTCCTGGAGTATAAATACCATCTAACTTCCAGTGAGTTAACCCAATCGTTTCCAATTCTTTTAACTCAAGCATTAAATCAACATCATTTGTCGCAAAAATATGAGTCCCATGTTCATCTTCATAAATTGAATAATGAGTTTCTTCATCTTTTGGCTCAGAAATAAATAAATTGCGTTCTTTATCTACTTTTTCATCAATTTTTGTAAAATTAAAGTAATTTTGAACCAATGGACGTTTTGATTGATGAATACAAGTTGCCCCGTAAACAAGCATTTCGCCAAATATATTTAGATTTTTAGCTAAATCCACTAATTCTAAATAGGGAATTTCGCGAGCTAATACTGCTCCAATAGCTCCTCTATCACCCCAAAAATTAATTTGACGTGAACTTGTCACCATTGTTGCTGCATCATAAATGAAAGGTAATTGATAATTATCTCGTCGGAGCACATGAATAACTCCTGTGTCCCCTACAACAATCTCATCTACCTTAAGCTCTTCTAAGAAATGAAGATAGTCTGGAAGTAACAACATTTTTTCCGGATGCATCATGGCATTAACTGCTATCCGTACTTTTTTTCCTTTCGCATGAGTCAATTGTACTAATTCTTTGATTTCCTCTCTACTAAAATGCTTAGGCAGTCGTAAGCCAAAAGAACTATCTCCAAAATATAAATAATCAATATCTAAGTTTAATAATTGTTGAGCTTGTTCAAACGACTCAACTGTTGCTGTAATCTCTATCATTTTCTATCTCCTTCTTCGAGTAATCAAAGTTATCCTACCACAATTAACTCAAGATTGACAATGTCATCACAAAGAAAAAAGCGCTAGTTATGAAACTAACGCTTTACTTTGTTACACTTTTTGCAATTGTTTATTTTCTGTCACTTTCACTTGAATCTTACCTTTTTTAGCGCCAACTACTACTTTACTACCTGGAACAATTTCTCCAGATAACAATAATTCGCTTAAACGATCTTCTATTTCTTTTTGAAGAGCACGTCTAATTGGTCTTGCACCATATTCTGGATCAAATCCTTCTTTACTAATAACCTCAATAGCTGCAGGAGTTAATTTTAATGATACTTTTTGTTCTTTTAATCTCTCAACTATCGACTGACTCATAATTTTAACAATACTATTTAACTCTGTTTGAGATAGTGAATGGAAGACTAACAATTCATCCACACGGTTTAAGAACTCTGGACGGAAACTCTTCTTCAATTCTTCTAAGATACGAGATTTCATCGCCTTGTAGTCTTTTTCTCCACCAGTTGACCCAAAACCAACTGTTTTTTCATCCCTAAGAGCTGTTGCTCCAATATTTGATGTCATAATTAAAATCGTATTTTTAAAATCAACCTTACGACCTTTCGAATCAGTTAAATGACCATCATCTAAGACTTGAAGTAAAATATTGAAGACATCTGGATGAGCTTTTTCAACCTCATCAAGTAAAATAACTGAGTAAGGTTTTTGGCGAATTCGTTCTGTTAATTGTCCACCCTCATCATAACCAACATAACCTGGAGGAGAACCTACCAAACGGCTTGTACTATGTTTTTCCATAAACTCAGACATATCCACGCGAATCAAGGCATCTTCAGAACCAAACATAACAGAAGCTAATGTCTTAGCTAATTCTGTTTTACCCACACCTGTAGGGCCTAAAAACATAAAGGAACCAATTGGTCGATTTGGATCTTTCAGACCACTTCTCGCACGACGAATCGCACGTGAAACAGATTCTACAGCTTCGTCTTGTCCGACTACACGTTCATGAAGAACTTTTTCAAGTTCTAATAAACGTTCAGATTCTTTTTTCTCAAGCTGTTCTAACGGAATACCTGTCCACTGAGCAACAACTGATACGATTGCTTCTTCAGACACTGAAGTTTCATATTCTTTATCACTATTTTTCTCTTCTTCAATTAATTGATCTAATTTTTTCAGAGCTCGTTTCTCTTTTTTACGAATACTTGCTGCGATTTCAAAATCTTGGGCTAAAATAGCTGCTTCTTTATCTTCTTTAATCTTAGCAATTTTTTCCTGTTGAATAGCAATTGGTGAGCGTGTATTAGCCACTTCAAGCCTTGCTCTAGCAGCGGACTCATCAATCAAATCAATTGCTTTATCAGGTAATTGACGATCACTAATGTATCTAGTAGCTAAATTAACTGCTGCAAAAACAGCTTCATCTGTAATTTTTACTTTATGGTGATCTTCATAACGTTTTCTAAGACCTAATAAAATTTCTTCAGCCTCTTCTACAGTTGGTTCGTCTACTTGAATTTTAGCAAAACGTCGTTCTAAAGCAGAATCTTTTTCAATATATTTTTGATACTCGTCTAAAGTAGTAGCTCCAATTGTTTGAAGTTCTCCACGTGCTAAAGCAGGTTTTAAAATATTAGAAGCATCAATAGCTCCTTCAGCTCCACCAGCACCAATTAACGTATGTAACTCATCAATAAAGAGAATTACCTCTCCATCACGATAAATTTCATCCACTACTTTTTTCATTCGGTCCTCAAACTCACCACGATACTTAGTACCTGCAACAACAGCCCCATATCAAGCATCATCAAACGTTTAGACAGCATTTCTTTAGGTACTCGCCCTTCAACAATACGCTGTGCTAATCCTTCTGCAATAGCGGTTTTACCAACACCAGGCTCACCAACTAAAACTGGATTATTTTTCGTACGACGACTTAAAATTTGAATCAGACGTTGAACCTCTTTATCACGTCCTACTAAAGGATCCAAACGATTATCTCTCGCTGATTGCGTTAAATCTCTGGCTAAAGAATCTAATGTTGGGGTTCCTTCCTCAGGAGCCGTTCTATTTCCTGAGCCCATCGGTTGTTTTCTTTGATTTTGTTTTCCAGTATTCTCAACTAGCCCAATTTTCTTAAAAATTAATTGGCGCAATTTATTCAAATTAACATCTAAATTAGTTAAAACACGAGTACCTAATATTTCTTCATCTTTAATTAAAGCTAATAGAATATGTTCAGTACCAACACTAGGAGCTCCAACATGTTTAGCTTCCATACTAGCAAAAGATAAAACTTGTTTTGCTCTAGGTGAATAAGGTAATAAACCATCCTTCTTTTTAGTTTTCTTACCGTATTGGATAATTTGCTCAACTTCCTCAAAAACTTGTTGGTCCGTTAAATCCATTTGACGAAGAGCCTTTCCAGCAATCCCCTTATCTTCTTTAATTAGGCCTAATAATAAATGTTCAGTAGCAACAGAGTCTTGTCTAAAATACTTGGCCTCATTTTGAGCATATTCTAAAGCAATTTTTGCTTTTTCTGTAAATAATTCACTCATACCCTCACTCCTTCTCTTCATAAGCTAATCGTTCTAACAACTCAAGCATCATATGCGCTCTTAACGAATTATTGTCCGAAATGCTTAAAAGTGGTTTGTTACTTAATAATGTAGCGAGTAGTTCTTTTTCTCTTAAATTAATAACCTCGCTCACATATAGTTGTTTCAACATAGCAAAAGCTTCACTTTCTGTCAATTCAGAACCCACAGAATCAGCTAAATGCATTAAATAATTCCCATGTTTTAAAAAATCAATTTTTATAATTCGAATATAGCCGCCTCCGCCTCGTTTACTCTCAACTTTATATCCCTGTGGAACAGTAAAACGTGTTTTTATAACATAATTTATTTGAGAAGGAACACAATCAAAAAGATTAGCCATTTCAGATCGCCTAATTTCAATTTCTTGATTTATTTCTAAAATTTCTTTTAAATAAGTTTCGATAATATCTGACATATTACGATTATCCAAGTAAAACACCACCTTAATTATCAATTGACTATCTCTGACCTTAATTATACAAAAAGATGGCCAAATAATACATTAAAAAGATTTCAAAAAATAAACCAAAAAAAAAAGCCATCACTGACTTTAAATATATATAACAATGCCGAGGACCGGAATCGAACCGGTACGGAGATCACTCTCCGCAGGATTTTAAGTCCTGTGCGTCTGCCAGTTCCGCCACCCCGGCTGAAACTTAAAAGAGCGGAAGACGGGGTTCGAACCCGCGACCCCCACCTTGGCAAGGTGATGTTCTACCACTGAACTACTTCCGCTTAAAGAAGTGCCGGCTAAAGGACTTGAACCCTCGACCCTCTGATTACAAATCAGATGCTCTACCAACTGAGCTAAGCCGGCGCATGTTTATGCATAAAAAAAATGACCCGTACTGGGCTCGAACCAGTGACCCTCTGATTAAAAGTCAGATGCTCTACCAACTGAGCTAACGAGTCTTTTTAAAATGGAGGTTAACGGGATCGAACCGCTGACCCCCTGCTTGTAAGGCAGGTGCTCTCCCAGCTGAGCTAAACCTCCAAATAAAAACGCAAATAGCATGGCGACGTCCTACTCTCACAAAGGGAAACCCTTCACTACCCTCGGCGCTAAGAAGCTTAACTTCTGTGTTCGGCATGGGAACAGGTGTATCCTTCTTGCCATCGTCACCACACTTACGTGCGTTATATTATATTGAGTGATTATTCACTCAAAACTGGATGTTTTAGTTATATTCAACATTGTCACCGATATTTTGG harbors:
- a CDS encoding peptidase U32 family protein, encoding MIEITATVESFEQAQQLLNLDIDYLYFGDSSFGLRLPKHFSREEIKELVQLTHAKGKKVRIAVNAMMHPEKMLLLPDYLHFLEELKVDEIVVGDTGVIHVLRRDNYQLPFIYDAATMVTSSRQINFWGDRGAIGAVLAREIPYLELVDLAKNLNIFGEMLVYGATCIHQSKRPLVQNYFNFTKIDEKVDKERNLFISEPKDEETHYSIYEDEHGTHIFATNDVDLMLELKELETIGLTHWKLDGIYTPGQSYVDIVSLFIQAKELILADKWTAEAAEKLNEQVKSLHPEERSLDTGFYYLNPDDIR
- a CDS encoding peptidase U32 family protein; translation: MTTKTLKRPEVLAPAGTLEKLKTAISYGADAVYIGGNAYGLRSRAGNFTYEDMAEGVAFAKKYNAKIYVAANMVTHEFDAKGAGEFFRELRDVGINAVIVSDPALIEICITEAPGLAVHLSTQSSATNFETLEFWKNEGLERVVLGREVSMEEVKTIRENTDVEIEAFIHGAMCISYSGRCTLSNHMSHRDANRGGCSQSCRWKYDLFEMTLDKERQSLIDSGEVEEPFSMSAVDMSMIEHIPDLIQNGVDSLKIEGRMKSIHYVSTVSNVYKKAVDSYMEDPENYVCKQEWIDELWKVAQRELATGFYYQTPTDEEQLFGKRRKIPVFKFIGEVLSYDETTKIATIRQRNHFRVNDEIEFYGPGFTHSHQTIKEMWNELDEPIEKAPNAMMIVKMPVEHPVKPGDMIRKRK
- a CDS encoding CtsR family transcriptional regulator, with the translated sequence MDNRNMSDIIETYLKEILEINQEIEIRRSEMANLFDCVPSQINYVIKTRFTVPQGYKVESKRGGGGYIRIIKIDFLKHGNYLMHLADSVGSELTESEAFAMLKQLYVSEVINLREKELLATLLSNKPLLSISDNNSLRAHMMLELLERLAYEEKE